CATAAATGCTGATACAGTAGCCTCTGCAATTGCTGTAGCAGTAAAAGCTGAAAAACTTATACTTCTTACTGATGTTAAAGGAATAACCGATGAAAACAACAATCATATTCCTACTCTTAAAAATGAGGAAGCTTTAAAATTGATAGAACAACAAATTATTAGCGGAGGGATGATTCCGAAGGTTTATGCCTGCCTTAATGCACTTAAAGGAGAGGTCAGAAAAACTCACATAATAGATGGAAGGATTCCTCATAGTTTACTTCTTGAAATTTTCACTCAAAAAGGTATTGGCACTGAACTAATTTTCTAATGAGTCAAATAAGACTTTGTGTTCAACACTGTGAATTTTTTCCAGGGAAAATTTTAGAACTTTCAAATGAAGACAGAAAATATCTTTTCAATGTTTTAAGATGCCATCCAGGAGATACTCTCTCAATTTTTAATGGTAAAGGAAAAAGCTTTCATGCAAAAATAATTGACTTAAAAACTATAGAGATTCTTCAGGAAGAAGAACTTCATACAGAAGATGTATTTTCAATAACTTTATGTCAAGCTCTACTTAAAGGTGAAAAAATGGATATGATTATACAAAAAGCAACAGAGCTTGGTGTAAAAAAAATTATCCCATTTGTTAGTGACAGATGTATTGTAAGACATACTCGTAAAATTGGAAGATGGGAAAAGATTGCTAAAGAAGCTTCAGAACAATCACATAGAAGCATCGTTCCTGAGATAAGCAATGTGATTAATTTCTCTGAATTGATTAAAAACATAGACAATGGAATTCTTTTCTGGGAAAAGGCTACATCACCTTTAATTCAAACAATATCTGAAGTAAATCATGATAAAAACATATTTTTATTGATAGGACCCGAAGGAGGATTCAGTCAGGAAGAAGTAAGCCAAGCAGAGAAAATGAATATAAAAACAGCTTCCTTAGGCAAAAGAATTTTAAAAGCTGAAACAGCTTCTATAGTCTCAGTTGCATTAGTGAGTTTTTTGCTTCAATGGAAATTGTAATTTTTGAAATTCAATAAATTATGATATAATTAAAACAATGGATTCAAAAGAAAAGGCTTTAAAAACAGCAGAATTCCTTCATGACAAAAAAGCGCAGGATATAAAAATTCTTGAGCTGAAAGAGCTTACCATAATAACTGATTACTTTGTAATCTGTTCTGCTGAAAGCACAACCCAAGTGAAAGCACTGGCAGAATATTTACAAGAAACAATGCAACAGGAAGGGTATAAGCTTTACGGAATAGAAGGTTTTTCACATGCTCACTGGGTTTTAATGGATTATGGTGATGTGATTGTTCATATATTTCTTGAAGAAACAAGACGTTACTATGACCTTGAAAGATTATGGCTTGATGCACCAAGAATTCAAATTGAAAAGATTACCTCAGATAAAAGCCGTGCAGTGTATAGATAAAATGTCCTGTTATTGTAAGAGTATTTTTCTGCCAGTCATCAGGTAATGGCCAGAATGGTTCAGCATCTTTCAGTGCTTTAATTGCTGCATCATCAAGCATTCTATAGCCGGATGTTCTCAAAAGTTCTACAGAAACGAGTTTGCCTTTTTTATCAATTGTAAATCTCAAATAAAGGTCACCATATATACCTCTCTGAGCAGCCTGAGGAGGATACTGCCAGACTCTTTCTATTTTCTCCTTAAGTCTTTCAAGGTATCCCCAATCATTGAATTCTTTTGCAGAAAAACTTAAACCGCGTGATGTTTCTAACTCTTGCTTCTCCTTTGATTTTCTTGAAAGTCGGGCAATTACATCTTTATCAAAAATATTAGGAGACTGCTTAGGAGTTAATTCTGTAAAATGTTTCTCTGTTTTTAAATTCCCTGTGGAAGCAGTTTCTTTCTGTTTATCTTCTTTCTGCCCTTGATTTCCTTTTGGAATAGCACTTAAATATTTTGGTTGTTTTGATTCTCTTATAGGAGGAAGTTTTTCTAATGTCTTAGGTGGAAGAGCTTTTACAGAAGGTGGCATTTTAGGCATCTGCGGAGCTATAGGTACAATTATAATTGAAACAGGCTCTGAAGGTTGTTGAGACTTAAAATAATCCTGTAAAAGCAGCATAAAAATAAATAGTAAAATATGGAAAATACAAGAATAAATTAAAGCTTTTTTCACAATTTTATTTTATCTTAAATGTAGCGA
The Thermodesulfovibrio yellowstonii DSM 11347 DNA segment above includes these coding regions:
- the rsfS gene encoding ribosome silencing factor, whose protein sequence is MDSKEKALKTAEFLHDKKAQDIKILELKELTIITDYFVICSAESTTQVKALAEYLQETMQQEGYKLYGIEGFSHAHWVLMDYGDVIVHIFLEETRRYYDLERLWLDAPRIQIEKITSDKSRAVYR
- a CDS encoding energy transducer TonB; the protein is MKKALIYSCIFHILLFIFMLLLQDYFKSQQPSEPVSIIIVPIAPQMPKMPPSVKALPPKTLEKLPPIRESKQPKYLSAIPKGNQGQKEDKQKETASTGNLKTEKHFTELTPKQSPNIFDKDVIARLSRKSKEKQELETSRGLSFSAKEFNDWGYLERLKEKIERVWQYPPQAAQRGIYGDLYLRFTIDKKGKLVSVELLRTSGYRMLDDAAIKALKDAEPFWPLPDDWQKNTLTITGHFIYTLHGFYLR
- a CDS encoding 16S rRNA (uracil(1498)-N(3))-methyltransferase, which encodes MSQIRLCVQHCEFFPGKILELSNEDRKYLFNVLRCHPGDTLSIFNGKGKSFHAKIIDLKTIEILQEEELHTEDVFSITLCQALLKGEKMDMIIQKATELGVKKIIPFVSDRCIVRHTRKIGRWEKIAKEASEQSHRSIVPEISNVINFSELIKNIDNGILFWEKATSPLIQTISEVNHDKNIFLLIGPEGGFSQEEVSQAEKMNIKTASLGKRILKAETASIVSVALVSFLLQWKL